One window of the bacterium genome contains the following:
- the nuoD gene encoding NADH dehydrogenase (quinone) subunit D: MSDTTHSTTDFFDTPVVTSNLPPKEQRTQLLQALLDMDPDISFDDPLENDMILNMGPSHPATHGVLRILLRLDGETIVNAMPELGYLHRGYEKIAENETYHEFITHTDRLDYLQPLHNNVAYILAVEKLLGIEAPVRAQYIRTMLSELARISSHLVGFGVMAMDVGAMTLLLWCFREREKIHDIFDLVVGARFTTSFTRIGGIAQDITDEGLAAISAFLDQFPERLNEGERLLNRNRIFFDRCRNTGVISGEDALAIGLTGPNLRGSGIAMDLRRDNPYMVYDQLDFDVITETEGDSLARYYVRLAEMKESVKIVRQCIDKLPTGAVHAHEPKKVLPRKERIYTRMEELIHDFMIVNFGVNPPEGEVYHAVESAKGQLGFHIVSRGEGHPWRLKIRSPSFCNLQALPQLLKGHLLSDILAVLGSLDPVMGEADK, encoded by the coding sequence ATGAGCGACACTACACATAGCACAACAGACTTTTTCGACACTCCGGTCGTCACCTCGAACCTGCCGCCGAAGGAGCAGCGCACGCAGCTGCTGCAGGCACTGCTGGATATGGATCCCGACATCAGTTTCGACGATCCGCTGGAAAACGACATGATCCTGAACATGGGGCCATCGCATCCCGCCACACACGGTGTGCTGCGTATCCTTCTGCGTCTCGACGGCGAGACCATCGTGAACGCCATGCCCGAGCTAGGCTATCTGCACCGCGGGTACGAGAAGATCGCGGAGAACGAGACCTACCACGAGTTCATCACGCATACGGACCGGCTCGATTATCTGCAGCCCCTTCACAACAACGTCGCGTACATTCTCGCGGTGGAGAAACTGCTGGGCATCGAAGCACCGGTGCGCGCGCAGTATATCCGCACCATGCTCTCCGAACTCGCACGCATTTCCTCGCATCTCGTCGGTTTCGGCGTGATGGCGATGGACGTCGGCGCCATGACGCTGCTGCTCTGGTGCTTCCGCGAGCGCGAGAAAATTCATGACATTTTCGATCTCGTCGTCGGCGCGCGCTTCACCACGAGTTTCACGCGTATCGGCGGGATTGCACAGGATATCACCGATGAAGGGCTCGCGGCCATCAGCGCCTTTCTCGACCAGTTCCCCGAGCGCCTCAACGAAGGCGAGCGCCTGCTCAACCGCAATCGCATTTTCTTCGACCGCTGCCGCAATACAGGCGTAATCAGCGGGGAAGATGCACTCGCGATAGGACTCACCGGTCCCAACCTCCGCGGTTCCGGCATCGCGATGGATCTGCGCCGCGACAATCCGTACATGGTGTACGATCAGCTCGATTTCGACGTTATCACCGAGACGGAAGGCGATTCGCTGGCGCGCTACTACGTCCGACTTGCCGAAATGAAGGAAAGCGTGAAAATTGTGCGGCAGTGTATTGACAAACTGCCCACAGGCGCTGTCCATGCGCATGAGCCGAAGAAAGTGCTCCCGCGCAAAGAACGCATATACACACGCATGGAAGAGCTTATCCACGATTTCATGATCGTCAACTTCGGCGTGAATCCACCTGAAGGCGAAGTCTACCATGCCGTGGAATCGGCCAAGGGGCAACTCGGTTTCCACATCGTCAGCCGCGGCGAGGGACATCCCTGGAGACTCAAAATCCGCTCCCCGTCATTCTGCAATCTGCAGGCGCTGCCCCAGCTGCTGAAAGGGCATCTGCTTTCGGATATTCTCGCCGTTCTCGGCAGTCTCGATCCCGTCATGGGTGAAGCTGATAAATAA
- a CDS encoding NADH-quinone oxidoreductase subunit C has protein sequence MNSIVEQVVNGLQEQFGDAVEEVREFRDDVIVVLSRDVVVAAATWLRDNEDVPFPLCEDVFALDAFTRKKRFEVNYHFFSITKKVRIHLKVRVDEEDAVVPSITSVFPGAGWYEREAWDMIGVHFSGHPDLRRAYMPEDYEYHPLRKDFPMMGVPGSIPLPKRG, from the coding sequence ATGAACAGCATTGTCGAACAGGTAGTAAACGGACTGCAGGAGCAGTTCGGTGATGCCGTGGAGGAAGTACGCGAGTTTCGTGACGACGTGATCGTGGTCCTGTCGCGTGACGTCGTGGTCGCCGCTGCCACCTGGCTGCGTGACAATGAAGATGTCCCTTTCCCGCTTTGCGAGGATGTCTTCGCCCTCGACGCCTTCACACGCAAGAAGCGTTTTGAAGTCAATTATCATTTCTTCTCCATCACGAAAAAGGTGCGCATTCACCTCAAGGTGCGTGTGGACGAAGAGGATGCCGTCGTGCCGTCCATTACCAGCGTCTTTCCCGGCGCCGGCTGGTACGAACGAGAGGCATGGGATATGATCGGGGTGCACTTCAGCGGTCATCCGGATCTTCGCCGCGCATACATGCCTGAAGACTACGAATATCATCCGCTGCGCAAGGACTTCCCGATGATGGGTGTGCCGGGGTCGATCCCGTTGCCCAAACGAGGTTAG
- a CDS encoding NADH-quinone oxidoreductase subunit B codes for MGLESALGEGYLTTKLDALVGWARKNSLWPMPMGLSCCAIELMSAGDPRHDISRFGMEVMRFSPRQSDVMIVAGTVTYKMAHVVRKIYDQMAEPRWVIAMGACASSGGMFRSYSVVQGIDQFLPVDVFTAGCPPRPENLFNALIELQKKVQSSSVLDYRDRKEPIIVS; via the coding sequence ATGGGATTAGAATCCGCCCTCGGTGAGGGATATCTCACCACGAAACTCGACGCACTCGTTGGCTGGGCACGCAAGAATTCCCTCTGGCCCATGCCGATGGGGCTTTCCTGCTGCGCCATCGAACTGATGTCCGCCGGCGATCCGCGCCATGACATTTCCCGCTTCGGCATGGAAGTCATGCGCTTCTCGCCCCGGCAGTCCGACGTCATGATCGTCGCCGGTACGGTGACGTACAAGATGGCGCATGTCGTCCGCAAGATTTATGACCAGATGGCTGAGCCCCGCTGGGTGATCGCCATGGGCGCCTGCGCTTCCTCCGGCGGCATGTTCCGCAGCTACTCCGTGGTGCAGGGCATCGACCAGTTCCTGCCTGTGGACGTATTCACCGCCGGTTGTCCCCCGCGTCCCGAGAACCTCTTCAACGCACTGATCGAGCTGCAGAAGAAAGTGCAGAGTTCCAGTGTGCTGGATTATCGCGACCGCAAAGAACCGATTATCGTTTCATAA
- the ndhC gene encoding NADH-quinone oxidoreductase subunit A, giving the protein MIENYIPIFLILGVSLIFGVVSANMSWLLGPQRPYREKFTTYESGVDPVSTAHYRFSVKYYMVALSFIIFDIEVVFMYPWAVRFTELGWPGFVVMLVFVAVLVVGFIYELKKGALQWD; this is encoded by the coding sequence ATGATCGAAAACTACATCCCGATTTTCCTCATCCTCGGCGTCTCGCTGATCTTCGGCGTGGTGTCTGCCAACATGTCCTGGCTGCTCGGTCCCCAGCGACCTTACAGGGAAAAATTTACGACCTACGAAAGTGGTGTCGATCCTGTAAGCACCGCACATTACCGATTTTCGGTCAAATACTACATGGTGGCGCTCTCTTTCATCATCTTCGATATCGAAGTGGTGTTCATGTATCCCTGGGCGGTGCGTTTCACGGAACTCGGATGGCCGGGTTTCGTTGTTATGTTAGTGTTTGTCGCCGTCCTGGTTGTCGGCTTCATTTATGAGCTGAAGAAAGGAGCACTGCAATGGGATTAG
- a CDS encoding long-chain fatty acid--CoA ligase, with protein MSLAVTFATIPEMFLNLTDKYMHDERPMILRKVEGKYRPLRYSDMRTMVAQFYHGLAKLGIKDGDRIGLLAENRPEWVVTDLACLYHGAADVPIFPSQTAKQVAYILNDAGTSVVVVSNLFQLNKVMRIRDEVKSLRHIIVMNELDELPEGVISFQQVLDTGLAEHRRHPNALREASILIKPEHLCTIIYTSGTTGNPKGVMLTHSNFVANVTAAAEAIEINDSDVLLSFLPLCHVFERMAGYYTAMSCGATVAYAESIETVAENMVEIRPTVVIAVPRLFERIYNRIARMVDKGSGAKKKVFYWAVAVGRKYVQAEKKGGAGVLLKSQRALAEKLVFSTLKERTGGRIRYFVSGGAALPRELGEFFEAVGLAIIEGYGLTESSPVIAANRLGKQKFGTVGHALSNVEVKIAEDGEILTRGPHVMKGYYNNKKATEEAIDADGWLHTGDVGMLDENGYLYITDRKKHLFVSSGGKNIAPQPIESLFAGNEFIDQFVLIGDKRMFLTALIVPDFNALKEYADARNIVYRDTAELLSHNEVYKLIEGTIQATQKDLANFEKVRRFTLLDEPFTIENGAMTPSLKIRRKVVEERYQDLIEAMYRQ; from the coding sequence ATGAGCTTAGCTGTGACCTTCGCCACGATTCCGGAGATGTTTCTCAATCTCACGGACAAGTACATGCACGACGAACGTCCCATGATACTTCGGAAAGTAGAAGGGAAATATCGTCCCCTGCGCTACAGCGACATGCGCACAATGGTCGCGCAGTTCTATCACGGACTCGCGAAGCTCGGGATTAAGGACGGCGATCGCATCGGATTGCTGGCCGAGAACCGGCCCGAGTGGGTAGTCACCGATCTGGCCTGCCTCTACCACGGTGCCGCGGATGTTCCGATTTTCCCTTCGCAGACGGCGAAGCAGGTCGCATATATCCTCAACGACGCCGGCACATCCGTGGTCGTCGTTTCCAACCTCTTCCAGCTCAACAAAGTGATGCGCATCCGGGACGAGGTCAAATCGCTCAGGCACATTATCGTGATGAACGAACTCGACGAACTTCCGGAAGGCGTGATCAGTTTTCAGCAGGTACTCGACACGGGACTGGCAGAACACCGGCGCCATCCGAATGCGTTGCGGGAAGCCTCGATTCTCATCAAACCCGAGCATCTGTGTACCATCATCTACACCTCGGGTACCACGGGGAATCCCAAAGGTGTCATGCTGACTCACAGCAACTTCGTCGCGAACGTCACTGCCGCCGCGGAGGCAATAGAGATCAACGACAGCGACGTCCTGCTGTCGTTTCTTCCCCTCTGTCATGTATTTGAGCGTATGGCAGGCTACTACACCGCCATGTCATGCGGTGCCACTGTTGCCTACGCCGAGAGCATTGAAACCGTGGCGGAGAATATGGTGGAAATTCGTCCCACCGTCGTCATTGCCGTCCCGCGGCTCTTCGAACGCATCTACAACCGCATCGCCCGTATGGTCGACAAAGGATCGGGCGCGAAAAAGAAGGTCTTTTACTGGGCAGTTGCCGTGGGACGCAAGTACGTGCAGGCGGAAAAGAAAGGCGGCGCGGGAGTGCTGCTCAAGTCGCAGCGTGCGCTTGCGGAAAAGCTCGTATTCAGCACGCTCAAGGAGCGCACCGGGGGACGCATCCGCTACTTCGTCAGCGGCGGTGCTGCGCTTCCGCGGGAACTCGGTGAGTTTTTCGAGGCCGTGGGACTCGCGATCATTGAAGGCTACGGTCTGACGGAAAGCAGTCCGGTCATCGCCGCAAACCGTCTCGGCAAACAGAAATTCGGCACCGTCGGGCACGCGCTCAGCAACGTGGAAGTGAAAATCGCCGAGGACGGAGAGATTCTCACCCGCGGTCCCCATGTCATGAAGGGGTATTACAACAACAAAAAAGCCACCGAGGAGGCCATTGATGCCGACGGATGGCTGCATACGGGTGACGTCGGCATGCTCGATGAAAACGGATACCTGTACATCACCGACAGGAAAAAACATCTGTTTGTCAGCTCCGGGGGAAAGAACATTGCGCCGCAACCCATCGAAAGCCTGTTTGCGGGCAACGAATTCATCGACCAGTTCGTATTGATCGGGGACAAACGCATGTTTCTGACCGCGCTGATTGTCCCCGATTTCAACGCGCTGAAAGAGTACGCCGACGCACGCAACATCGTCTACCGCGACACCGCGGAGCTGCTCAGCCACAACGAGGTGTACAAGCTGATCGAGGGCACGATACAGGCGACGCAGAAGGACCTGGCGAATTTTGAGAAAGTGCGCCGTTTCACCCTGCTCGATGAGCCGTTCACCATTGAAAACGGGGCGATGACGCCCAGCTTGAAGATTCGCCGCAAGGTTGTGGAAGAGCGCTACCAGGACCTTATTGAAGCCATGTATCGCCAGTGA
- the pyrE gene encoding orotate phosphoribosyltransferase: MPKSQEEILGMFKESGAFLEGHFVLTSGLHSPHYVEKFRVLEHPGLTAQLCEGFAEMYAEDKPNVVLGPATGGIILAHETAKQLGVRAMFTERVDGSMVLRRGFALGPEDRVLLVEDVVTTGGSVFEVIDAVKQTGAQIIGLAYLVDRSGGKVDFGVPAKALLTLDVVVHQPDDCPLCREGLPVTKPGRSGKK, from the coding sequence ATGCCCAAGTCACAGGAAGAAATTCTCGGAATGTTCAAGGAATCCGGCGCCTTTCTCGAAGGCCACTTTGTCCTGACATCCGGATTGCACAGTCCGCATTACGTGGAGAAGTTCCGCGTACTCGAGCATCCGGGGCTCACGGCGCAGCTCTGCGAAGGATTTGCCGAAATGTATGCGGAGGACAAACCGAATGTGGTGCTCGGGCCGGCCACCGGCGGCATCATTCTCGCCCATGAAACTGCCAAGCAGCTCGGCGTGCGCGCCATGTTTACCGAACGCGTGGATGGCAGCATGGTGCTGCGTCGCGGTTTTGCGCTCGGACCCGAAGATCGCGTTCTTCTCGTTGAAGATGTGGTGACCACAGGCGGCAGCGTCTTCGAAGTCATCGACGCGGTCAAGCAGACCGGGGCGCAGATCATCGGGCTCGCGTACCTGGTTGACCGCAGTGGTGGCAAGGTGGATTTCGGCGTTCCGGCGAAAGCGCTGCTCACGCTTGATGTGGTGGTGCATCAGCCCGACGACTGTCCCCTCTGTCGTGAAGGACTCCCCGTCACGAAACCCGGCAGGTCCGGAAAAAAATAG
- a CDS encoding 4a-hydroxytetrahydrobiopterin dehydratase, producing MSALAQQEVHTRLEKMSGWSLSDGQITRTYDAASFHRAIGFVAQIAILAEKADHHPDIDIRYNKVVISLSTHSENGITDKDFSLAEQIDEAFTQ from the coding sequence ATGTCTGCACTCGCACAGCAGGAAGTACATACGCGCCTTGAAAAGATGTCCGGCTGGTCGCTCAGCGACGGTCAGATCACCCGCACGTATGACGCAGCGTCGTTTCACCGTGCCATCGGATTCGTAGCGCAAATCGCCATCCTGGCCGAAAAGGCAGACCATCACCCGGACATCGATATCCGTTACAACAAGGTGGTCATCAGTCTTTCGACGCACAGTGAAAACGGGATCACAGACAAAGATTTTTCGCTTGCTGAACAGATAGACGAGGCATTCACGCAATGA
- the dnaG gene encoding DNA primase: MRIPEEKVEEVRAAADIVDVVSGFVRLRKAGRNYTGLCPFHREKTPSFNVNPERAIFKCFGCGKGGNVFTFLMEMEQLSFVDAVEALAERYNISINREGGPSKETRDQIESMYEANRLAARFFYDTLQGEKGEVGRKYYEGRAWSQETQRTFGLGFAPQGWHHFLEHARAQGMDDDILEATGLIIRKDGGKTYDRFRNRVVFPIISVSRKVLGFGARALEADDHPKYLNSPESAVYNKSRVLYGLSQSHRAIRDLDAVVLVEGYADVLSLYQAGVENVVSTSGTALTPDQVHMLSRYTRNFYFLYDADSAGLNAMLRGIDTILDEDCDARIVQLPVGEDPDSYVRRHGAEGIRAHLDNAVSFVDFITDRFREEGKLETPEGKTQVIRRIVDLVARMDDPIRREFYVHHIAEKYGIYESVLYRELAKELRGKERKPARELPTEVLPPEPEGDADGAAIPREEKTFCELLLQAPPELQSEVLQFIRIGHFRDARIRQFLHVLFEQQEHEGHIKTDDLWRYVEENVPMHNLLADMLMEKNRLVSEWSRKQTVTPTDYRRVMLDAYKRVLRRMVESEHEKKQQELRADDSNLEVARQVNELQKLLRVQWDSIGSFEDLPELEDDEF, from the coding sequence ATGAGAATTCCCGAAGAAAAGGTTGAAGAAGTACGCGCGGCCGCTGATATCGTCGATGTTGTCAGCGGCTTCGTGCGTCTGAGGAAAGCGGGCCGCAACTACACAGGTCTCTGTCCCTTTCACAGGGAAAAAACGCCTTCATTCAACGTCAATCCCGAGCGCGCAATATTCAAATGCTTCGGCTGCGGGAAGGGCGGGAATGTCTTCACTTTTCTGATGGAAATGGAACAGCTTTCGTTCGTCGATGCCGTCGAGGCCCTGGCCGAGCGCTACAACATTTCCATCAATCGCGAAGGGGGTCCTTCAAAGGAAACCCGCGATCAGATCGAGTCCATGTATGAAGCGAATCGTCTCGCGGCGCGCTTCTTTTACGATACCCTGCAGGGCGAGAAGGGTGAGGTGGGAAGGAAGTATTACGAGGGACGCGCATGGAGCCAGGAGACACAGCGGACCTTCGGACTCGGATTTGCGCCGCAGGGCTGGCACCATTTTCTCGAGCATGCACGTGCGCAGGGAATGGACGATGACATTCTTGAGGCGACGGGACTGATCATCCGCAAGGACGGCGGGAAAACCTATGACCGTTTCAGGAACCGCGTGGTCTTTCCGATTATCAGCGTGTCGCGCAAGGTGCTGGGGTTCGGCGCCCGCGCGCTCGAAGCCGACGACCATCCGAAATACCTGAACTCGCCGGAATCGGCCGTCTACAACAAGAGCCGTGTCCTGTACGGACTCTCACAGTCGCACCGCGCGATTCGTGATCTCGATGCCGTGGTGCTCGTTGAGGGCTATGCCGACGTCCTTTCCCTCTACCAGGCCGGCGTTGAGAACGTGGTCTCTACCAGCGGCACCGCGCTGACACCGGACCAGGTGCACATGCTCTCGCGCTATACGCGGAATTTCTATTTCCTGTATGACGCGGATTCGGCCGGACTCAACGCCATGCTGCGAGGGATCGATACGATACTGGATGAGGATTGCGACGCCCGCATCGTCCAGCTGCCGGTTGGGGAAGACCCGGATTCCTATGTCCGGCGTCACGGCGCGGAGGGTATTCGCGCACATCTCGACAATGCGGTTTCCTTCGTCGACTTCATCACGGATCGTTTTCGTGAGGAAGGAAAACTCGAGACGCCGGAGGGTAAAACGCAGGTGATCAGGCGCATCGTCGATCTCGTCGCGCGCATGGACGATCCGATCCGCCGCGAGTTTTACGTGCATCACATTGCGGAGAAATACGGCATTTATGAATCCGTTCTCTACAGGGAGCTGGCGAAAGAGCTCCGTGGCAAGGAACGCAAGCCGGCCCGGGAGCTGCCGACGGAAGTGCTGCCACCCGAACCCGAGGGGGACGCCGATGGTGCCGCCATTCCACGGGAAGAGAAGACGTTCTGTGAACTGCTGCTGCAGGCTCCGCCGGAGCTGCAGTCGGAAGTATTGCAGTTCATTCGCATCGGGCATTTCCGTGATGCGCGTATCCGCCAGTTCCTGCACGTCCTTTTCGAGCAACAGGAACATGAAGGACATATCAAGACAGACGATCTCTGGCGCTACGTGGAAGAAAACGTACCGATGCACAATCTGCTGGCTGACATGTTGATGGAAAAAAACAGACTGGTCAGCGAATGGAGTCGAAAGCAGACGGTAACGCCGACGGATTATCGTCGCGTGATGCTGGATGCATATAAACGAGTCTTGCGGCGCATGGTGGAGAGTGAACACGAAAAAAAACAGCAGGAATTGCGAGCGGACGACTCGAATCTCGAGGTTGCGCGCCAGGTGAATGAACTGCAAAAACTGCTCAGAGTTCAGTGGGACAGTATAGGGAGTTTTGAAGATCTCCCGGAGCTGGAGGACGATGAGTTCTGA
- a CDS encoding T9SS type A sorting domain-containing protein has protein sequence MKYFATFVLLVCLWSTASAQSDTLQYDGLNDIYNGQLVAVTRFPGELDVVFNARFTPAEKCTLHTVLVGFSLVKFQPLTGNDTLFLYVYENGTVPPHLTNIVKTYKVDLGDAGFPSPNIRFENPLEAGARDVLAVQLDPPVIFSPRRDFIVGIKVKSNQRYAIGEGTWNGFSVLLHPNVTEYERYRRYSITVDTATSQNSLATEGASAGLFIRPIVTYDPDLPPVEVVDAELLPAPMNATLETNYPNPFNPTTTLSYTLGDAQHVRLSVHDALGRCVAVLEEGVRDAGRHRVVFDAQELPAGLYTARFLVNGSTQSRKMLLMK, from the coding sequence ATGAAGTACTTCGCCACCTTCGTCCTTCTCGTCTGTCTGTGGAGCACTGCGTCCGCACAGTCGGATACGCTGCAGTATGACGGACTCAACGACATTTATAATGGACAGCTTGTCGCGGTGACCCGTTTCCCGGGTGAGCTCGATGTGGTGTTCAACGCACGCTTTACGCCGGCCGAAAAATGCACGCTGCATACGGTGCTCGTCGGTTTCAGCCTCGTGAAATTTCAGCCGCTGACCGGCAATGACACGCTGTTCCTCTACGTATACGAGAACGGGACGGTGCCCCCGCATCTGACGAACATTGTGAAAACGTACAAGGTCGATCTCGGCGACGCCGGTTTCCCGAGTCCCAATATCCGTTTTGAAAATCCGCTGGAAGCGGGCGCGCGCGATGTCCTCGCCGTACAGCTCGACCCTCCCGTGATATTCTCCCCCCGCAGGGACTTCATTGTCGGAATCAAGGTCAAGTCCAATCAGCGCTATGCCATCGGGGAGGGCACCTGGAATGGATTCAGCGTGCTGCTGCATCCGAACGTCACGGAATACGAGCGCTATCGCCGCTACAGTATCACCGTGGATACTGCCACCTCGCAGAACAGTCTGGCGACGGAGGGAGCATCGGCGGGACTCTTCATTCGTCCCATTGTCACGTACGATCCCGACCTGCCGCCCGTGGAGGTCGTTGATGCCGAGCTGCTTCCGGCCCCAATGAACGCGACGCTCGAGACGAACTACCCGAATCCGTTCAATCCCACTACCACGCTGAGCTATACGCTCGGTGATGCGCAGCATGTGCGCCTGTCGGTGCATGACGCACTCGGACGCTGTGTCGCCGTGCTCGAGGAGGGCGTACGCGACGCCGGCCGGCATCGCGTCGTGTTCGATGCACAGGAACTGCCTGCCGGACTCTACACGGCACGCTTCCTGGTCAACGGCAGCACGCAATCGCGGAAGATGCTTCTGATGAAATGA
- a CDS encoding CTP synthase, protein MKQTKYVFITGGVVSSLGKGIAASSLGMLLQSRGLNVTIQKFDPYINVDPGTMSPYQHGEVYVTEDGAETDLDLGHYERFLNRDMSKDNNTTTGQIYNHVITKERRGDYLGATVQVIPHITDEIKRRFARLAKGDEYDVIITEIGGTVGDIESLPFLEAMRQFVMNVGKKNAIIVHLTLVPYIPSAGELKTKPTQHSVKMLLELGIQPDILLCRSDRPLPQSIKEKIGLFCNVKPELVIEALDVKTIYEVPVEYSKQEFDRKVTNLLHMRPKDAEIDRWTKILRRLKEPKHEIEIGLCGKYAEYHDAYKSIIEAFAHAGAENNARVKLDWIHSEDIETNGAAKYLKHLDGLLVAPGFGERGIEGKIKAVQYVRENNIPFFGICLGLQCAVIEYARNVCGIKDANSAEFVETESNVIDLMLEQKSIQTMGGTMRLGGFPCVLKRGTRAYDAYGRKNISERHRHRYEVNNAFIAQLEEKGLVFSGTSPDESLMEMIELPDHPWFVASQFHPELRSRLVEPHPLFRDFVKASIEYHLKRTGDKADS, encoded by the coding sequence ATGAAACAGACCAAATACGTATTCATCACCGGCGGCGTTGTTTCCTCCCTCGGAAAGGGCATCGCGGCCTCCTCTCTCGGCATGCTGCTGCAGAGCCGCGGGCTCAACGTCACCATTCAGAAATTCGATCCCTACATCAACGTGGATCCCGGGACGATGAGTCCCTACCAGCACGGCGAGGTGTATGTTACCGAGGATGGCGCGGAAACCGATCTCGATCTCGGTCACTATGAGCGTTTTCTCAACCGTGACATGTCGAAAGACAACAACACCACGACCGGACAGATTTACAACCACGTGATCACCAAGGAACGCCGCGGCGATTATCTCGGCGCTACCGTGCAGGTGATTCCCCATATCACCGATGAGATCAAGCGGCGTTTTGCGCGGCTGGCCAAGGGGGATGAATATGACGTGATCATCACGGAAATCGGTGGCACGGTGGGTGACATCGAGAGCCTTCCTTTCCTCGAAGCCATGCGTCAGTTCGTCATGAACGTCGGGAAGAAAAACGCCATCATCGTGCATCTCACGCTGGTGCCCTACATCCCGTCCGCCGGCGAGCTGAAGACCAAGCCGACGCAGCACTCTGTCAAAATGCTGCTCGAGCTGGGAATTCAGCCCGACATCCTGCTCTGCCGTTCCGACCGTCCCCTGCCGCAGTCCATCAAGGAAAAAATCGGTCTGTTCTGCAATGTGAAACCGGAGCTGGTCATCGAGGCGCTGGACGTCAAGACTATCTACGAGGTGCCCGTCGAATACAGCAAGCAGGAATTCGACAGGAAGGTCACCAATCTGCTGCACATGCGTCCCAAGGATGCGGAAATCGATCGCTGGACCAAGATTCTGCGCCGGCTCAAGGAACCCAAGCACGAAATCGAAATCGGACTCTGCGGGAAGTACGCCGAGTATCATGATGCGTACAAGAGTATCATCGAAGCCTTCGCGCACGCAGGTGCGGAAAACAACGCACGGGTCAAGCTCGACTGGATTCATTCCGAGGATATCGAGACAAACGGGGCGGCGAAATATCTCAAGCATCTCGATGGATTGCTGGTGGCTCCCGGCTTCGGCGAACGCGGGATCGAAGGGAAAATCAAAGCCGTACAGTACGTGCGGGAAAACAACATCCCGTTCTTTGGCATTTGTCTCGGACTGCAGTGCGCCGTGATTGAATATGCGCGCAACGTCTGCGGCATCAAGGATGCCAACAGTGCGGAGTTCGTAGAAACGGAATCGAATGTCATCGACCTGATGCTCGAACAGAAAAGCATTCAGACCATGGGCGGTACCATGCGTCTCGGTGGCTTTCCCTGCGTACTCAAGCGCGGCACCCGCGCCTACGATGCGTACGGCAGGAAAAACATCAGTGAGCGCCACCGTCACCGCTACGAGGTCAACAACGCCTTCATTGCGCAGCTGGAAGAGAAGGGCCTGGTGTTCTCCGGCACCTCTCCCGACGAGTCGCTCATGGAAATGATCGAACTTCCGGATCACCCGTGGTTCGTCGCTTCGCAGTTCCATCCCGAGCTTCGCTCGCGCCTTGTCGAACCGCACCCACTGTTCCGTGATTTCGTAAAGGCCTCGATCGAGTACCATCTCAAGCGCACCGGCGATAAAGCGGACAGCTGA